One region of Halohasta litchfieldiae genomic DNA includes:
- a CDS encoding CBS domain-containing protein → MDITDIVMTEFVEVDVDERLAKVRAKFDEQNPRGVIVTDDGAYEGVIGESELVKSRIQDDTKASVLMTSAPRVDHHEDIREVARLLVEGDVQIAPVFRGDSLAGIITGDAILTAVLENLDALIVEQIYSEDVINIAAKSTVGQAINRLREHGISRLPVVDDRGSLDGVITTHDIVDFVVRDHERQHKGDRSGDRDRMLDLPVENLMSSPVVTATPDESVEVAVQRMFDNEISGLVVTAGEGQQAVAGVVTKTDVLRALTFTEEETMDVQITNVELLDTIKREEIVDSITQVVDKYQEMNVMHAHVRFHEHKEKLRGTPLIQAQIRLRTSHGQLAGSGEGYGANHAFHVALDKLERNVLELKGINADKEYRGQLLRKLNEI, encoded by the coding sequence ATGGATATAACTGATATTGTTATGACGGAGTTCGTCGAGGTGGATGTCGACGAGCGACTCGCCAAGGTGCGGGCGAAGTTCGACGAGCAGAACCCCCGTGGGGTGATCGTCACCGACGACGGCGCCTACGAGGGGGTGATCGGAGAGTCCGAACTCGTCAAATCCCGTATCCAGGACGACACCAAAGCGAGCGTGTTGATGACGTCGGCTCCCCGGGTCGACCACCACGAGGACATCCGTGAGGTTGCCCGACTGCTGGTCGAGGGCGATGTCCAGATCGCGCCGGTGTTCCGCGGTGACTCCCTTGCTGGCATCATCACGGGCGACGCGATTCTCACTGCGGTCCTCGAGAACCTCGATGCACTGATCGTCGAACAGATCTACAGCGAGGACGTCATCAACATCGCCGCGAAATCGACGGTCGGCCAAGCCATCAATCGGCTTCGGGAACACGGTATCTCGCGGCTTCCCGTGGTCGACGACCGTGGCTCGCTCGACGGCGTGATCACGACTCACGACATCGTCGACTTCGTGGTTCGGGACCACGAGCGCCAGCACAAAGGCGACCGAAGCGGCGACCGCGACCGCATGCTGGATCTCCCCGTCGAGAACCTGATGAGCAGTCCGGTCGTGACCGCGACGCCCGACGAGAGCGTCGAGGTCGCCGTCCAGCGGATGTTCGACAACGAAATCTCCGGACTCGTCGTGACGGCTGGCGAGGGCCAGCAGGCGGTCGCCGGTGTCGTCACCAAAACCGACGTGCTCCGGGCGTTGACGTTCACTGAAGAGGAGACGATGGACGTTCAGATCACCAATGTCGAACTCCTTGATACGATCAAGCGAGAGGAGATCGTCGACTCGATCACACAGGTCGTCGACAAATACCAGGAGATGAACGTGATGCACGCCCACGTTCGGTTCCACGAACACAAGGAGAAACTCCGCGGCACGCCGCTGATTCAGGCCCAGATTCGGCTCCGAACCAGCCACGGCCAGTTGGCTGGCTCGGGTGAAGGCTACGGCGCGAACCACGCCTTCCACGTCGCGCTCGACAAACTCGAACGCAACGTGTTGGAGCTGAAGGGAATCAACGCAGACAAGGAGTACCGCGGCCAGCTGCTGCGGAAACTCAACGAGATCTGA
- a CDS encoding cytochrome B — MSADEDKYPAESGRRRFVKGVVGGAALAGVGATGAVSMNTLTSSSGAGGGPVEAMVIENTGGPAPRGMPQIPIEIDDEGFIKGVWPEITTETVEGVEVEIAREDIGGVTYSQEWFQYCGLESNNALDPSYESDNYFITDPAAGYEWQSDKSEGDRFNISEFDDYTEWQSDAGIGSPGVGKAGSAIWRSGDSENPMPVTILRSETIEEAAQDNEWLAASTDQGVIAWLNKCTHFCCVPTFKTAADAPRYNAADKVYCACHQSVYDPFSIVTALYISRPRPTE; from the coding sequence ATGAGCGCAGACGAGGACAAGTATCCCGCGGAGTCCGGTCGTCGACGGTTCGTCAAGGGTGTTGTCGGTGGGGCGGCACTCGCTGGTGTGGGAGCCACCGGCGCAGTGTCGATGAACACACTAACGAGTTCGTCCGGTGCGGGTGGTGGACCGGTCGAAGCGATGGTAATCGAAAACACGGGCGGTCCCGCCCCGCGTGGGATGCCCCAGATTCCCATCGAGATAGACGACGAGGGATTCATCAAAGGCGTCTGGCCCGAGATCACCACCGAAACCGTCGAAGGTGTCGAAGTCGAAATCGCCAGAGAGGATATCGGCGGGGTAACGTACTCCCAAGAGTGGTTCCAGTACTGTGGGCTCGAATCGAACAACGCACTCGATCCGAGCTACGAGTCGGATAACTACTTCATCACCGACCCCGCGGCTGGCTACGAGTGGCAGTCAGACAAATCCGAGGGCGACCGGTTCAACATCTCCGAGTTCGACGACTACACCGAGTGGCAGTCGGATGCCGGTATCGGGAGCCCCGGTGTCGGGAAGGCTGGCTCGGCTATCTGGCGATCCGGCGATTCGGAAAACCCCATGCCGGTGACAATCCTGCGATCCGAAACTATCGAAGAGGCCGCCCAAGACAACGAGTGGCTGGCCGCCAGCACCGATCAGGGTGTCATCGCGTGGCTCAACAAGTGTACCCACTTCTGCTGTGTGCCAACGTTCAAGACCGCCGCTGACGCGCCCAGATACAACGCCGCAGACAAGGTGTACTGTGCGTGCCACCAGTCGGTGTACGACCCATTCTCCATCGTTACTGCACTCTACATCTCCCGACCACGCCCGACCGAGTAG